In the Salvia splendens isolate huo1 chromosome 16, SspV2, whole genome shotgun sequence genome, CCTGCATCGTCTACACATATGTAAGTAGTATCACTCTACTTTTGCTGctacttttattttcatttttaacagaaataaaaacacattaaGAAATTAACTTAGCAACTTTATATCATAATAATACATGTATGTGCTAGTGTCTAGCTCACTTCACGGGTTGTTCCGTTTGCAAGATAATATCTCGATATTAAATTTGTACTATGTTTGATTTATGAGATTGAAttccacaactcaatcctagatgtaTAATCATGTGATATTTAGTCATAGTCAATCTccttccaactaaaataatctcacaatttaattctaaattatatcttggtaCTTCCTCTGCCCCACTATaagtgaggcgtttcttttcggccgTTGTTTTACaaagatgataataaatagttaggtgcatagaaagtaaagtaagaaagtcatttctaaattattttcttactttattttctcttcactcTAACTGTTTATAATCGTTTTCGTAAAATAACGGTAAAAAAGAAACgtctcacttatagtgggacagaAGAAGTGATATCTTATCTACGAAATCAAATACCATCTTAAtgtattgatttatttttaacaTAATAGTAATAAGTTTAACGCCTGAGGCTAAAAGTTTCAAATCAGAATAGCTAGCTTAACCGTCAAGTACAAGTATAGCTTAATTGTCCAGTACAAGTAGAATATTTGATTGATTATGAAAAATGTTGATTTGTGTGAGCAGGGAAATGCAACAGATTGTGTTTACACCATCTATGTGGAAACTGGCAACATCCCATTGGCTGGAACAAGATCTAACCTAACCCTCTTCCTAAGCGACAGCACAAAGGCCCAACTCCCCATTGTTAATCTTAAAGATTGGGGCTTAATGGGCTCAGCCCACAACTACTTTGGGCACGGGGAAGTGGACCTCTTCGCCGGCAAAGGCCCGTGTTTACGTGGGCCCGTCTGCAGCATAATTATCGTGCTAGACGGTTTCGATAATTGGTATTGCCAATCTATAGAGATAACCACGGTAGGCTCTGGAAAATCGTGTTCGCAGAAGAAGTTCGAGGTCAAGAAATGGCTCGACGTTATTAAGGGGTCCGCGGTCATTCTTCAAGACGAGTGTTCGGACGACGACGATGATAGTGTGGTGGGCAATGACCCTTTGGAGAGATCTAAGTAGTGAACCATCTCTATGTAGAGTGAGAGGTCTGAGGTTGAGGATTGAGTAGTGGAAAATAATTACATATGTTTTGGAGTTAGACATTTTGTGATGCTCGTAGATTTTAGACAACTTTGTGGAGCTTAAATGTCCGATTGAAATAACCATGTGACGAGTTGGGGGATGTGCAATTGGAAACTAATCAATAAATTTGtggattttaattcactttttTAGGACAAGATTGGGCTTCCATTTCTCAATCCAAGGATAGTGAAATTATAGtttggattaaataattaatttaatactttTAACATATAtacctccgtcccaaggaagaccCTCTTCTTGGAAGACATGAGAttttgtataattttattttgtgttaagtagagataataataaagtaagatagaagatAACATAGATTATGTAGATGTAAatgtgttttaatttttaaaaataagtgATCTTAGTTAGAACAAATCTAAAAACAAAAATGAGTCATTTTGTATGGGATTGAGAGGGCACTACTcacttttaaattaatattacaaCCTAACCACAAAAATTGAGCTAATTATAATCAGGGCGAATATACATCGTAAAATTCTTCCAATTGAAAACAATTAGAAGTTTTATACTCC is a window encoding:
- the LOC121770749 gene encoding PLAT domain-containing protein 3-like, with amino-acid sequence MEIKHLSLKLLILFSCIVYTYGNATDCVYTIYVETGNIPLAGTRSNLTLFLSDSTKAQLPIVNLKDWGLMGSAHNYFGHGEVDLFAGKGPCLRGPVCSIIIVLDGFDNWYCQSIEITTVGSGKSCSQKKFEVKKWLDVIKGSAVILQDECSDDDDDSVVGNDPLERSK